TTTTTCAGATGTGGTAGGTCAAGATCATATAACAGTTACATTGAAAAATCAAATATTAAACCATAGAATAGCCCATGCATACTTATTTTCTGGAACAAGGGGTACTGGAAAGACTTCTACGGCTAAGATACTGGCAAAAGCGGTAAATTGTTTGAACCTTCAAGATGGAGAACCTTGCAATGAATGTGAGATGTGCAAAAAAATAAATGCAGGTATTTCAATAGATGTAATTGAAATGGATGCTGCTTCCAAAAGAAGATTGGAAGATATTAAAGATGTAATAGAAAATGTAAAATATCCTCCTCAGGAGGGTAAATACAAAGTTTATATAATGGACGAAGTTCATATGCTTACTCAAGAAGCAGTAAACGCATTTTTAAAAACTTTAGAAGAACCACCTTTGAATGTAATATTTATTCTTGCTACTACTGATCCCCAAAAATTACCTGTTACTATACTTTCCAGATGTCAAAAATTTGATTTCAGAAGGATAAAAAGTTCTGAGATATTTAATAGATTAAGATGCATAGTTAGTGAGCAAGGAATTTTTGCAGATGACAGAAGTCTAAATTTAATAGCTAGAATATGCGATGGAGCCATGAGGGATGCACTTAGTATATTGGATCAGGCAATATCTATGGGAAATGGTAAAGTTGAATACGACGATGTAGTTAACATGTTAGGTTTAGTTACTAATGAGAATTTATTAAAACTTACAGACAGCATAATAGAAAAGAACGTAGAATCTTCTATGAGAGTAATTGATGATATAGTTCTAAGTGGAAAAGATATATTTAATTTTATTAAGGACATGATAATTCATCTAAGAAATCTTTTAATGGTAAAGGTGTCTAACAATCCGGAAGATGTACTTGATATGTCAGAAGAAAATATAAATCTTTTAAAAGATCAAGCACAGAAAATACGTGTAGAAGAAATAATGAGAGATATAAGAATACTTCAAGATGCCCAGGAACAATCTAAATGGACTAAACAAAGCAGAATTTATTTAGAACTTTCAGCTATAAAGATGTGTAAAATAGAATATGATACGTCAAAGGAAGTAATACTTGCAAGATTAAATAGATTGGAAGAAGCCCTCAGGCAAGGAAAAATTAAAATATCAAATGAAAAGATTAATTCCAAGGTGGAAAAAGAAACTGTACCTAAAAAAATAGAAGATACCTATAGAGAAAGTAGTACTGAAGAACTTAAGACAAAAAATAGTTCATCAAATGACGAAGTACAGGCAGAAAATATATATTCAAAGATAACACTAGATATAGTTAAAAAAAGCTGGAAAGATATACTTGAATCACTTAAAAGTAGGCATCAAATGGTTTTATTTGCAGCACTTACTACAGGAAAAGTAGTTAAATGTGAAAAAGGTATAATAACTATAGAGTATGGTAAAGAATATGCTTTCCACAAACAGAGACTGGAAAAGAATGAAAATAGAAAAATAGTTGAGCAGGTTTTTTCAGATGTGTTGAAGGAAAAAGTTATGGTTAGGTACATTATAGAAGACGAAGTGGAGGATGTATCTGTATCCAAGGAGAAATTATTAAAGGATACCTTTGGGGAGGATATAGTAGAAATATTTGATGAATAAATGTAAAATAACCTTAGATAAAATTTGATAAAAATATGGTATAATTAAATATAAATTAGTTGATTGAGGAGGAAATATACTATGGCAAGAGGCGGAATACCTAATTTTGGTGGCGGTGGAAATATGAATAATTTAATGAAGCAAGCCCAGAAACTTCAAAAACAAATGGAGACTATGCAATCAGAACTTCAAAATAAAGAGTTTTCTGCTACTGCTGGCGGTGGAGCAGTTACTGTATCAGTAAATGGTAAAAAGGAAATAGTAGATATAAAAATTAAACCAGAAGTTGTAGATCCAGAAGATGTAGAAATGCTTCAAGATTTAATTTTAGCTGCATGTAATGAGGCACTTAAGAATGCAGAAAAGGAGACTGCTTCTGAAATGAAAAAAGTAACTGGTGGACTTAATATACCAGGAATGTTTTAAGATTATGGACCCCATCTTATTGATGGGGTTTTAAATTGAGGTGATACTATGGATTTTTATCCTGCAGCTATTGAAAAATTAATAGAAGAGTTTGCAAAGTTACCGGGAATAGGCTATAAAACAGCTCAAAGACTTACCCTTTATATATTGAATCTACCGGGTGATGAAGTAAAGGAGTTTGCAAAAGCTTTAGTTAATGCAAGAGGTACTATAAGATACTGCTCTGTTTGTGGAAATTTTACAGATTCAGATCCCTGTGCTATATGTTCAAATCCAAATAGGGATAAGAGCGTAATATGTGTAGTAGAACAGCCTAAGGATATAATGGCTATGGAGAGAATTAAAGAGTACAATGGTGTTTATCATGTGTTGCACGGCAACATATCACCTATGGCAGGAAGAGGGCCTAATGATATAAAGCTTAAGGAACTTATAACAAGAATTAATGGGAATGTAAAAGAAGTCATAGTTGCAACTAACCCAAATGTAGAAGGAGAAGCTACAGCTATGTATATATCTAAAATATTGAAACACCTTGGAGTGAAGGTAACTAGAATAGCCCATGGTATTCCTGTTGGTGGAAATTTAGAATATGCAGATGAGATTACTCTGTCAAAAGCACTAGAAGGTAGAGTAGAGATATAAATGAAATTATAATGCGTTTAAATCAGGATTCTTTGATAATGTATATTGATGCTAATTTATGTCAATTATTAAGATAACATATAATTTAGGAGGATTCTGATTTTATGAACAAGTATAATATAATCAAATATTTGTTGGCAAAAAATTCGAAATACACAAAAAATCAAAGAAGATTATTAAATGATATAAATGAAGCTAGGGAAGAGTTGGAAAGGTGTGCTATATACTTTGATACAGTGAAAGATCCACACTTGGTTGATTACGCTATATATATGGAAGAGGCAGCAAAATCAAAATACATGTATTTATTAAATGAAGTAAAGAAAAATGGAATAGATTTAAATTACAATAGCATGTTTCCTAATTTAAAGGAAAATAAAAAATCATCTTAAACAAAAATTTTTAGCTTATTCCTTTGTATTAATATTTATTAATTGTTAGAATATAAATTAAGTAGTAGTACTAGTTTTTTGATTTCAATATTTTACTATAAGAAAAATAGGGGGAATAAGCAATATGTTTCAGTATATAGGATATTTTTTAATTGCCATATTAGGACTTTATGTGTTAGTAAAAGTATTTTCGTGGCCTTTAAAAATTTTATTTAAACTTATTATAAATGCTGTACTTGGTGTAGTACTGCTAGTTATAGTGAATTTAATAGGAAAATACTTTTCATTTAGTATAGGTATTAATGCAATTACAGCACTTATTGCAGGATTTTTTGGAATACCAGGAGTGATATTTCTTATAATATTTAAACTATTTCTCTAAAATTCTTATTAATAAACCACTTTTTATTTTTTAAAAGGGTGGTTTTATTTTGATTAACTTAAATTTGGTTTTATTGGAGATGGTGTATTGATATTTAACAAACAAATAGTAAAGGCTAAGTTTATTAGCAGACCTAATAGATTTCAAGCCTATGTAAATATAGATGGTGTGCAATTGATGATTCATGTACCTAATACAGGAAGGTGCAGGGAAATTCTCATACCTGGAGCTACAGTAATTTTAAGAGAGGAAAATAACCCAAATAGAAAGACAAAATACGATTTAATAGCTGCTTACAAAGGAACAAGATTAATAAATATAGATTCTCAAATTCCAAACAGAATTGTAGACGAAGCGCTAAAAATGAATAAAATAAGTTATTTTAGAGATTGTAAAAACATAGAGCGGGAAAAAACTTTCGGAAATAGCAGGTTTGATTTTAAGTTATTGGATAAAGATAATAAGGAATATTATCTTGAAGTAAAAGGAGTCACTTTTGAAGAAAATGGAGTTGCCAGGTTTCCTGACGCACCTACAGAAAGAGGAAGAAAACATTTATTGGAATTAGTGCAAGTGAAAAAATCTAATATGGGGGCTGCAGTTTTATTTCTAATTCAAATGGAAGGCATTAAGTGCTTCAAGCCTTACGATGAAATTGACAAAAAGTTTGGAGAGAACCTTAGATA
The genomic region above belongs to Clostridium sp. AWRP and contains:
- the dnaX gene encoding DNA polymerase III subunit gamma/tau codes for the protein MPYTALYREWRPKTFSDVVGQDHITVTLKNQILNHRIAHAYLFSGTRGTGKTSTAKILAKAVNCLNLQDGEPCNECEMCKKINAGISIDVIEMDAASKRRLEDIKDVIENVKYPPQEGKYKVYIMDEVHMLTQEAVNAFLKTLEEPPLNVIFILATTDPQKLPVTILSRCQKFDFRRIKSSEIFNRLRCIVSEQGIFADDRSLNLIARICDGAMRDALSILDQAISMGNGKVEYDDVVNMLGLVTNENLLKLTDSIIEKNVESSMRVIDDIVLSGKDIFNFIKDMIIHLRNLLMVKVSNNPEDVLDMSEENINLLKDQAQKIRVEEIMRDIRILQDAQEQSKWTKQSRIYLELSAIKMCKIEYDTSKEVILARLNRLEEALRQGKIKISNEKINSKVEKETVPKKIEDTYRESSTEELKTKNSSSNDEVQAENIYSKITLDIVKKSWKDILESLKSRHQMVLFAALTTGKVVKCEKGIITIEYGKEYAFHKQRLEKNENRKIVEQVFSDVLKEKVMVRYIIEDEVEDVSVSKEKLLKDTFGEDIVEIFDE
- a CDS encoding YbaB/EbfC family nucleoid-associated protein; this encodes MARGGIPNFGGGGNMNNLMKQAQKLQKQMETMQSELQNKEFSATAGGGAVTVSVNGKKEIVDIKIKPEVVDPEDVEMLQDLILAACNEALKNAEKETASEMKKVTGGLNIPGMF
- the recR gene encoding recombination mediator RecR, with amino-acid sequence MDFYPAAIEKLIEEFAKLPGIGYKTAQRLTLYILNLPGDEVKEFAKALVNARGTIRYCSVCGNFTDSDPCAICSNPNRDKSVICVVEQPKDIMAMERIKEYNGVYHVLHGNISPMAGRGPNDIKLKELITRINGNVKEVIVATNPNVEGEATAMYISKILKHLGVKVTRIAHGIPVGGNLEYADEITLSKALEGRVEI
- a CDS encoding DUF2508 family protein → MNKYNIIKYLLAKNSKYTKNQRRLLNDINEAREELERCAIYFDTVKDPHLVDYAIYMEEAAKSKYMYLLNEVKKNGIDLNYNSMFPNLKENKKSS
- a CDS encoding pro-sigmaK processing inhibitor BofA family protein, with the protein product MFQYIGYFLIAILGLYVLVKVFSWPLKILFKLIINAVLGVVLLVIVNLIGKYFSFSIGINAITALIAGFFGIPGVIFLIIFKLFL
- the sfsA gene encoding DNA/RNA nuclease SfsA, translating into MIFNKQIVKAKFISRPNRFQAYVNIDGVQLMIHVPNTGRCREILIPGATVILREENNPNRKTKYDLIAAYKGTRLINIDSQIPNRIVDEALKMNKISYFRDCKNIEREKTFGNSRFDFKLLDKDNKEYYLEVKGVTFEENGVARFPDAPTERGRKHLLELVQVKKSNMGAAVLFLIQMEGIKCFKPYDEIDKKFGENLRYADKEGVKILAYDCFLGENFIILKDEIKVYL